In a genomic window of Sediminispirochaeta bajacaliforniensis DSM 16054:
- a CDS encoding sensor histidine kinase has product MRNKRIGRIRSGLLIASIVVMLSVIGTLQHRWFKRAAVGELARSYRSIYTLVIRTAAREFQRFNPLFDALQSEHGAIEATVEKQWLLYGPKGAVVELFDSISWLDTAAPQELHSYQGPEAGWSLIHDPLFVASLPFSVSGDILKEGMAFDDYQGNSWFVMPGNEKGRLVMIRFNNDAFFSKHVEPAIALALPEFRISWMDFEEMRKRNLPFKFNWGWDDRISFRPFESLLGFSKAPREIGIFVPLVYDREDQHPDPGPGRFAVIESLNGPVTGDLEYTLAMNWFLGMLLLAGVGGGFIVLVLQMKRLSLLRSQEREFVASISHELRTPLSVIRSAADNLSSGIVPPERFDTYCSLISGQVDRLGGMIEEVLLYSGMESRLAAGRRQNSERPLLFAPFFQELEHELSQLASEYGKNLELRSSGLPRGAVTDSEALAMIIRNLVINAVYHAWKREEEGTVIVTARLQVPRSLVFTVEDDGRGIEPKEQRRIFDPFYRDKISREAQEQGSGLGLFLASKRALLLGGTLRVESPRILIDGRKASGTKFVLVIPWVPYEEEEDEQHFNH; this is encoded by the coding sequence ATGAGAAATAAGCGCATCGGACGAATTCGGAGCGGCTTGCTGATAGCCTCTATCGTCGTCATGCTTTCCGTTATCGGAACTCTTCAGCATCGGTGGTTTAAGCGTGCTGCCGTTGGTGAGTTGGCCCGAAGTTACCGTTCGATTTACACCCTCGTCATACGAACAGCCGCCAGAGAGTTTCAGCGTTTCAATCCGCTCTTTGACGCGCTTCAATCCGAGCATGGCGCGATAGAGGCGACAGTGGAAAAGCAGTGGTTGTTATACGGTCCGAAAGGCGCCGTCGTCGAGCTCTTTGATTCCATTTCATGGCTTGATACCGCCGCTCCACAAGAGCTTCATTCATATCAAGGGCCTGAAGCAGGATGGTCGCTTATCCACGATCCCCTCTTTGTTGCTTCGCTTCCTTTTTCTGTTTCTGGTGACATCCTGAAAGAGGGAATGGCCTTCGACGACTATCAGGGAAACAGCTGGTTCGTTATGCCAGGAAACGAAAAAGGCAGGCTGGTTATGATTCGATTCAATAACGATGCCTTTTTTTCGAAGCATGTGGAACCTGCAATAGCTCTTGCCTTGCCCGAGTTCAGAATTTCCTGGATGGATTTTGAAGAGATGCGAAAGCGAAATCTTCCTTTCAAATTCAACTGGGGCTGGGATGATCGGATTTCCTTTCGGCCTTTTGAAAGTTTGCTCGGCTTTTCGAAAGCGCCACGTGAGATAGGTATTTTTGTTCCGCTGGTCTATGATCGGGAAGATCAGCATCCGGATCCGGGACCTGGACGATTTGCCGTTATCGAGTCCCTCAACGGTCCCGTTACCGGAGATCTTGAATACACCCTTGCGATGAATTGGTTCCTTGGAATGCTTCTGCTCGCCGGTGTGGGAGGAGGTTTTATTGTTCTGGTCCTTCAGATGAAGCGGCTGAGTCTCTTGCGTTCCCAGGAGCGGGAATTTGTCGCATCGATAAGTCATGAGCTCCGTACTCCTCTCTCCGTGATCCGCTCTGCCGCCGATAATCTCTCCAGCGGTATCGTTCCACCCGAGAGATTCGATACCTACTGCTCGCTTATTTCCGGCCAGGTCGATCGGCTCGGTGGCATGATCGAGGAGGTCCTGCTCTATTCCGGTATGGAAAGCAGATTAGCCGCCGGACGCCGGCAAAACAGTGAGAGGCCCCTTCTTTTTGCCCCTTTCTTTCAGGAACTGGAACATGAACTTTCCCAGCTTGCCTCCGAATACGGGAAAAATCTGGAGCTGAGAAGCAGCGGACTGCCACGAGGCGCCGTTACCGATTCCGAAGCCCTTGCCATGATTATCAGGAACCTGGTAATCAATGCGGTGTATCATGCCTGGAAGCGAGAGGAGGAGGGAACCGTAATTGTCACCGCTCGCTTACAGGTGCCTCGAAGTCTTGTCTTTACCGTTGAGGATGACGGCAGAGGAATAGAGCCCAAGGAACAAAGGCGTATCTTTGATCCCTTTTATCGTGATAAAATAAGCAGAGAGGCGCAGGAACAAGGGTCTGGGCTTGGCCTGTTCTTGGCGTCTAAAAGGGCCCTTTTATTGGGGGGGACGCTTCGTGTCGAAAGCCCTAGAATATTAATTGACGGACGCAAAGCGTCCGGGACCAAATTCGTTCTTGTTATCCCCTGGGTCCCGTATGAAGAGGAAGAGGATGAGCAACATTTTAATCATTGA
- a CDS encoding response regulator transcription factor, with the protein MSNILIIEDEPGLQMTLEDRLRVEGYEVTLAGDGLRGEAAALTGQHDLIILDIMLPGRDGFSVCSRLRKAGINTPVLMLTARGSDIDIVAGLRQGADDYMAKPFDMNILLARVEALLRRATMASSALAEEGEQPRYQFGTFLLDLDKRELYLDDDPVLLSAQEYRLLEYLVRRPNKVLSRDQIMDEVWSYSSEATSRTVDVHVAKLRQKLGETAIPRHILTIRGRGYKFIP; encoded by the coding sequence ATGAGCAACATTTTAATCATTGAAGATGAGCCGGGTCTGCAAATGACGCTCGAAGACCGCCTGCGCGTCGAAGGATACGAGGTTACCCTTGCCGGTGATGGTCTGCGGGGAGAGGCCGCGGCTCTTACGGGACAACACGATTTGATTATCCTGGATATTATGCTTCCGGGAAGAGACGGGTTTAGTGTTTGTTCAAGGCTCCGTAAGGCGGGCATTAACACTCCCGTGCTGATGCTTACGGCCAGAGGCAGCGATATCGACATTGTTGCCGGCCTCAGACAGGGAGCCGACGACTATATGGCGAAACCCTTTGACATGAATATCCTCCTTGCCAGGGTTGAGGCGCTTTTGCGACGTGCGACCATGGCCTCTTCTGCCTTGGCCGAAGAGGGGGAGCAGCCAAGATACCAGTTCGGCACTTTTCTGCTCGATCTCGATAAAAGAGAGCTCTATCTTGATGATGATCCTGTTCTGTTGAGTGCCCAGGAGTATCGACTCTTGGAGTATCTGGTGCGGCGGCCTAATAAGGTGCTTTCAAGGGACCAAATTATGGATGAGGTGTGGAGCTATTCTTCCGAGGCCACCAGCCGGACCGTTGATGTTCATGTTGCTAAGCTGCGGCAGAAGCTTGGTGAAACCGCCATCCCCCGTCATATTCTGACCATACGCGGGAGAGGATATAAATTCATTCCCTAA
- a CDS encoding class I SAM-dependent methyltransferase — protein sequence MEDDRRERWNSRYRNGNNHHKVPSPIFLKETAPLQPGKALDLAAGTGHNAMALASRGWEVTAVDFSDVAIEAGKAMAAEAGLSIHGVIADVRSYDPEPQSFDLVTICYFHPGTELLALVLQKAQKALKHEGTLLVIGHDAKNTLGGPQNQELLYTPQKLTALLAGMEIIKAESQRHPSGYDTDGAPVQVDCVVTAKKR from the coding sequence GTGGAAGATGACAGGAGAGAACGCTGGAACAGCCGATACCGCAACGGCAATAACCATCACAAAGTGCCAAGTCCCATTTTCTTGAAAGAAACGGCACCGTTACAGCCGGGCAAAGCGCTGGATCTGGCAGCAGGAACGGGGCACAATGCAATGGCTCTGGCATCCCGGGGATGGGAAGTTACCGCTGTCGATTTCTCCGATGTTGCAATTGAAGCGGGAAAAGCAATGGCGGCGGAAGCCGGTCTTTCCATCCATGGGGTGATAGCGGATGTGAGGAGCTACGATCCCGAGCCACAGAGCTTCGATCTGGTCACCATATGCTATTTTCACCCCGGCACGGAGTTGCTTGCCCTTGTTTTACAGAAGGCGCAGAAGGCCCTCAAGCATGAGGGTACCTTACTGGTGATCGGCCATGATGCGAAAAACACTCTGGGTGGGCCGCAAAATCAGGAACTCCTCTATACGCCTCAAAAGCTCACGGCTCTTCTCGCGGGGATGGAGATCATAAAGGCTGAAAGCCAACGGCATCCATCGGGGTATGATACCGATGGGGCGCCTGTGCAGGTGGATTGTGTCGTTACGGCAAAAAAGCGATAG
- a CDS encoding YehS family protein → MDNNDILRRVRYIINADDKEMTEVLALGGYTMSAEDMANLLARDDEPGFLPCRDEVLARFLDGLILKRRGPSDKPAPRNLSIIPDNNLVLKKLRIAFNLQEEAMLATFHKAEFDITKSELSAFFRKRGSRQYRACGDQALRRFLKGLSIKD, encoded by the coding sequence GTGGATAATAACGATATTTTACGAAGGGTTCGATATATCATCAATGCCGACGATAAAGAGATGACGGAAGTGCTGGCGCTGGGCGGATATACAATGTCCGCCGAAGATATGGCTAACCTTCTGGCAAGAGACGATGAGCCAGGCTTTTTGCCGTGCAGGGATGAGGTGCTTGCACGCTTTCTGGACGGGCTTATCCTGAAAAGGAGGGGACCCTCCGATAAACCGGCCCCCCGGAACCTTTCTATTATTCCCGACAACAATCTTGTCCTCAAAAAGTTGCGCATAGCCTTTAATTTGCAGGAAGAAGCAATGCTGGCTACCTTTCACAAGGCCGAATTCGACATCACGAAATCAGAGTTGTCCGCCTTTTTTCGCAAAAGAGGCAGCCGGCAGTACCGCGCCTGCGGGGACCAGGCCTTACGACGGTTTTTAAAGGGCCTTTCTATAAAGGATTAG
- the otnC gene encoding 3-oxo-tetronate 4-phosphate decarboxylase, with translation MNEEQLRMEMVRIGKSLFDRGYAVGGAGNISARIDGESILATPSGSSLGRLSAGELSVVDMTGRLLSGLRPSKEIQFHLSLYRGDQECGAVLHLHSTWSTLLACRNDINPDEVIPPFTPYYVMKIGTLPLIPYYPPGDIGIARELEAYAGRYTAFLLQNHGPVVTGKSLFEAGDTMEELEETAKLSYLLEGSKVRYLSSGEIAVLKKGR, from the coding sequence ATGAACGAAGAACAGCTGAGGATGGAGATGGTACGTATCGGGAAATCTCTTTTTGATAGAGGGTATGCTGTCGGAGGAGCCGGGAATATCTCGGCTCGTATCGACGGGGAAAGCATCCTTGCAACCCCCTCCGGCTCCAGCCTCGGGCGCCTATCCGCCGGGGAGCTTTCCGTCGTCGACATGACCGGCAGGCTTCTTTCCGGCCTGCGTCCCTCCAAAGAGATACAATTCCACCTGTCCCTCTATCGGGGAGATCAGGAGTGCGGTGCCGTACTTCACCTCCATTCTACCTGGAGCACCTTGCTTGCCTGCAGAAATGACATTAATCCTGACGAGGTCATACCCCCCTTCACCCCATACTACGTCATGAAAATCGGCACATTACCGCTGATCCCCTACTATCCTCCCGGAGATATCGGAATCGCCAGAGAACTGGAGGCATATGCAGGAAGGTATACGGCCTTTCTTCTTCAAAACCACGGTCCGGTGGTGACGGGAAAGAGCCTGTTTGAGGCAGGCGACACCATGGAAGAACTCGAAGAAACGGCAAAGCTTTCCTACCTCTTGGAGGGAAGCAAGGTCCGTTACCTCAGCTCCGGAGAAATCGCAGTCCTGAAGAAAGGAAGATAG